One segment of Pan paniscus chromosome 20, NHGRI_mPanPan1-v2.0_pri, whole genome shotgun sequence DNA contains the following:
- the ZFP36 gene encoding mRNA decay activator protein ZFP36, with protein sequence MANRYTMDLTAIYESLLSLSPDVPVPSDHGGTESSPGWGSSGPWSLSPSDSSPSGAASRLPGRSTSLVEGRSCGWVPPPPGFAPLAPRLGPELSPSPTSPTATSTTPSRYKTELCRTFSESGRCRYGAKCQFAHGLGELRQANRHPKYKTELCHKFYLQGRCPYGSRCHFIHNPSEDLAAPGHPPVLRQSISFSGLPSGRRTSPPPPGLAGPSLSSSSFSPSSSPPPPGDLPLSPSAFSAAPGTPLARRDPTPVCCPSCRRATPISVWGPLGGLVRTPSVQSLGSDPDEYASSGSSLGGSDSPVFEAGVFAPPQPVAAPRRLPIFNRISVSE encoded by the exons ATGGCCAACCGTTACACCATGGATCTGACTGCCATCTACGAG AGCCTCCTGTCGCTGAGCCCTGACGTGCCCGTGCCATCCGACCATGGAGGGACTGAGTCCAGCCCAGGCTGGGGCTCCTCGGGACCCTGGAGCCTGAGCCCCTCCGACTCCAGCCCGTCTGGGGCCGCCTCCCGCCTGCCTGGCCGCTCCACCAGCCTAGTGGAGGGCCGCAGCTGTGGCTGGGTGCCCCCACCCCCTGGCTTCGCACCGCTGGCTCCCCGCCTGGGCCCTGAGCTGTCACCCTCACCCACTtcgcccactgcaacctccaccaccccctCGCGCTACAAGACTGAGCTATGTCGGACCTTCTCAGAGAGTGGGCGCTGCCGCTACGGGGCCAAGTGCCAGTTTGCCCATGGCCTGGGCGAGCTGCGCCAGGCCAATCGCCACCCCAAATACAAGACGGAACTCTGTCACAAGTTCTACCTCCAGGGCCGCTGCCCCTACGGCTCTCGCTGCCACTTCATCCACAACCCTAGCGAAGACCTGGCGGCCCCGGGCCACCCTCCTGTGCTTCGCCAGAGCATCAGCTTCTCCGGCCTGCCCTCTGGCCGCCGgacctcaccaccaccaccaggcctggccggCCCTTCCCTGTCCTCCAGCTCCTTCTCGCCCTCCAGCTCCCCACCACCACCTGGGGACCTTCCACTGTCACCCTCTGCCTTCTCTGCCGCCCCTGGTACCCCCCTGGCTCGAAGAGACCCCACCCCAGTCTGTTGCCCCTCCTGCCGAAGGGCCACTCCTATCAGCGTCTGGGGGCCCTTGGGTGGCCTGGTTCGGACCCCCTCTGTACAGTCCCTAGGATCCGACCCTGATGAATATGCCAGCAGCGGCAGCAGCCTGGGGGGCTCTGACTCTCCCGTCTTCGAGGCGGGAGTTTTTGCACCACCGCAGCCCGTGGCAGCCCCCCGGCGACTCCCCATCTTCAATCGCATCTCTGtttctgagtga